Proteins from a genomic interval of Cupriavidus sp. WKF15:
- a CDS encoding transketolase produces MQQPITDKAVSLRERAYRIRRNALLMGEVQGQGYIGQALDIADVLAVAYFDAMRYRPDDPEWEGRDRFLLSNGHYAIALYAALLEAGILPAEELETYGSDDSRLPMSGMASYTPGMEMSGGSLGQGLTIAVGRCLGLKRKGSENFVYTLFSDGELDEGAIWEGILSAAHWKLDNLIAIVDVNNQQADGPSTQIMAFEPLVPKLEAFGWFTQRVDGNDIDAVAAAFRAAREHRGAQPRMIVCDTRMGCGVPFLEQREKNHFIRVDAHEWQLALQALEAGRQA; encoded by the coding sequence ATGCAACAACCAATCACCGACAAGGCCGTGTCCTTGCGGGAACGCGCCTACCGCATCCGCCGCAACGCCTTGCTGATGGGCGAAGTCCAGGGCCAGGGCTATATCGGCCAGGCGCTCGATATCGCCGATGTGCTTGCCGTGGCCTACTTCGACGCCATGCGCTATCGCCCGGATGACCCCGAATGGGAAGGGCGCGACCGCTTCCTGCTGTCAAACGGCCACTACGCGATCGCGCTGTATGCGGCGCTGCTGGAAGCTGGCATCCTGCCTGCGGAAGAGCTGGAGACCTATGGCAGCGATGACAGCCGCCTGCCGATGTCGGGCATGGCCAGCTACACCCCCGGCATGGAAATGTCCGGCGGATCACTGGGGCAAGGCCTGACCATCGCGGTGGGCCGCTGCCTGGGCCTCAAGCGCAAGGGATCGGAAAATTTCGTCTACACGCTGTTCTCCGACGGCGAGCTGGACGAGGGTGCGATCTGGGAGGGCATCCTCTCCGCCGCGCACTGGAAGCTCGACAACCTGATCGCGATTGTCGACGTCAACAACCAGCAGGCCGACGGACCCTCCACGCAGATCATGGCGTTCGAGCCACTGGTGCCCAAGCTGGAAGCCTTCGGCTGGTTCACGCAGCGCGTGGACGGCAACGACATCGACGCCGTGGCCGCCGCCTTCCGCGCGGCGCGCGAGCATCGAGGCGCGCAGCCGCGCATGATCGTCTGCGATACGCGCATGGGGTGCGGTGTGCCATTCCTCGAACAGCGCGAGAAGAACCACTTTATCCGCGTGGATGCCCACGAATGGCAACTCGCACTGCAGGCCCTGGAAGCCGGGAGACAAGCATGA
- a CDS encoding transketolase family protein, with amino-acid sequence MSNTTATNAKPKLKTSAMIASIAGEGQATKSAPFGHALVGLGRQKQNVIGMTADLGKYTDLHIFAQAFPERYYQMGMAEQLLMGAAAGFAHEGAQPFVTTYAVFATRRAYDFMHQTIAEDNLDVKIVCALPGLTTGYGPSHQAAEDLALMRAMPNMTVIDPCDAIDIEQMVPAIAAHRGPVYARLLRGNVPTVLHEYDYKFELGKAKLLRDGAEVLVISSGIMTMRALEVAKALEADRIGVAVLHVPTIKPLDTETILHEGKRQGRLVVVAENHTVIGGLGEAVATTLMQAGAVVPFRQVGLPDEFLDAGALPTLHDRYGISTNVMAESIRQWIK; translated from the coding sequence ATGAGCAATACCACCGCCACCAACGCCAAGCCGAAGCTGAAGACCTCGGCAATGATCGCGTCCATCGCCGGCGAAGGGCAGGCCACCAAATCCGCCCCTTTCGGCCACGCGCTGGTCGGGCTGGGCCGCCAGAAGCAGAACGTGATTGGCATGACCGCCGATCTCGGTAAATACACGGATCTGCATATCTTTGCGCAGGCGTTCCCTGAGCGCTATTACCAGATGGGCATGGCCGAGCAGTTGCTGATGGGTGCTGCCGCCGGCTTTGCGCATGAAGGGGCACAGCCATTCGTCACCACCTATGCGGTGTTCGCCACGCGCCGCGCCTATGACTTCATGCACCAGACCATCGCCGAGGACAATCTCGATGTGAAGATCGTCTGCGCGCTGCCCGGTCTGACCACCGGCTATGGCCCCAGCCACCAGGCCGCCGAAGACCTGGCGCTGATGCGTGCCATGCCCAACATGACCGTGATCGACCCGTGCGATGCCATCGACATCGAACAGATGGTGCCTGCCATCGCCGCGCACCGGGGACCAGTGTACGCGCGCCTGCTGCGCGGCAACGTTCCGACGGTTCTGCATGAGTACGACTATAAGTTCGAACTGGGCAAGGCTAAGCTGCTGCGCGATGGGGCCGAGGTGCTGGTGATTTCGTCTGGCATCATGACAATGCGTGCGCTCGAGGTGGCCAAGGCACTGGAGGCTGACCGCATCGGCGTGGCCGTGCTGCACGTGCCAACCATCAAACCACTGGATACCGAGACGATTCTGCACGAGGGCAAACGTCAAGGCCGTCTCGTGGTGGTGGCCGAGAACCACACCGTGATCGGCGGCCTCGGCGAGGCTGTGGCCACCACGCTGATGCAAGCGGGTGCTGTAGTGCCGTTCCGGCAGGTTGGTCTGCCGGATGAGTTTCTGGACGCAGGGGCGCTCCCAACGCTGCACGATCGCTATGGCATATCGACGAACGTGATGGCTGAATCGATTCGGCAGTGGATCAAGTAG
- a CDS encoding SDR family oxidoreductase has product MKIVVIGGSGLIGSRLVTLLREAGHQAIAASPRTGVNSVTGEGLSNALIDADVVVDVTNAPSWEPQAVLDFFRTSARNLGKAEVAAGVRHHVALSIVGTDRMPENAYFTAKVAQEEAIEAAGVPYTIVRATQFMEFIGGIADFSTESGTVRVGDGLFQPIAADDIAAILSQVALAAPLNGTIDIAGPDRAPFAEIIARYLKSVGDTRPVVTDRDARYYGGHVDELSLVPLGDARIGRIGLDQWLAQARGE; this is encoded by the coding sequence ATGAAGATCGTCGTAATCGGTGGTTCGGGCCTGATCGGCTCACGTCTTGTCACCCTGCTCAGGGAGGCAGGCCATCAGGCGATCGCCGCATCCCCGCGCACCGGCGTCAACTCGGTGACGGGAGAAGGCCTGAGCAACGCTCTCATCGACGCGGACGTCGTGGTGGACGTGACGAACGCGCCATCATGGGAGCCACAGGCGGTACTGGACTTCTTCCGTACGTCGGCGCGCAATCTCGGCAAAGCAGAAGTGGCCGCGGGCGTGCGCCATCACGTCGCGCTGTCGATCGTCGGCACCGACCGCATGCCGGAGAATGCGTATTTCACCGCCAAAGTCGCGCAGGAAGAGGCGATAGAAGCGGCCGGCGTGCCATACACGATCGTGCGCGCCACGCAGTTCATGGAATTCATTGGCGGCATCGCGGATTTCAGCACGGAGAGCGGCACCGTGCGCGTCGGCGACGGGCTGTTCCAGCCGATCGCCGCGGACGACATCGCGGCCATCCTCTCGCAGGTCGCGCTCGCGGCGCCACTGAACGGCACCATTGACATCGCCGGCCCGGATCGTGCGCCCTTTGCGGAGATCATCGCGCGTTACCTGAAATCGGTAGGCGACACTCGCCCGGTCGTGACGGATCGCGATGCGCGGTACTACGGCGGCCACGTCGACGAACTGTCGCTCGTGCCGCTCGGCGACGCGCGGATCGGCCGCATCGGTCTCGATCAGTGGCTGGCGCAGGCTCGAGGGGAGTAA
- a CDS encoding Hsp20/alpha crystallin family protein codes for MKTELKWNPFKFLRKTTADKPAASEEASGTVPPRHRVPEWPDVSRFFSGDPWRAMSEFLHEPLANFSGLDRWFGDFSSSRFQPRIDVVDDGAALRITAELPGIEREEVQISIEDGALVLRGEKKQDVQTEESGCYRLERAYGAFMRSIPLPDGLDLDNVEARFDQGVLTLRLPKSDTSSSSVRKINIQ; via the coding sequence ATGAAAACGGAACTCAAGTGGAACCCCTTCAAATTCCTGCGGAAGACAACTGCCGACAAACCGGCCGCCAGTGAAGAGGCGTCCGGCACCGTCCCACCACGGCACCGGGTGCCGGAATGGCCGGACGTCTCGCGTTTCTTCTCCGGCGATCCTTGGCGTGCCATGAGCGAATTCCTGCATGAACCTCTCGCCAACTTCAGCGGCCTGGACCGCTGGTTTGGCGACTTCAGCTCGTCGCGCTTCCAGCCTCGGATCGACGTCGTCGACGACGGCGCGGCACTTCGGATCACTGCCGAATTGCCCGGCATCGAACGCGAGGAGGTGCAGATCAGCATCGAGGATGGCGCGCTAGTGCTGAGGGGCGAGAAGAAGCAGGATGTTCAGACGGAGGAAAGCGGATGCTATCGCCTTGAGCGCGCGTACGGCGCCTTCATGCGTAGCATTCCCTTGCCGGACGGGCTTGACCTGGACAACGTCGAAGCCCGATTTGACCAAGGCGTTCTGACGCTGCGCTTGCCTAAGAGCGACACGTCATCGTCCTCCGTGCGCAAGATCAACATCCAATGA
- a CDS encoding cupin domain-containing protein has product MKAIGLLAATLMLPCLTAMQPAMAAPQAHVTPLRSEPLPEYPGKEVEMIVVEYPPGSVDPVHRHDAHAFVYVLEGSIVMGLKGGKEVTLKPGDTFHEGPDDIHTVGRNASSTRPAKFVVLLLKNKGAPVLTPVK; this is encoded by the coding sequence ATGAAAGCGATCGGGTTGTTGGCGGCAACCCTGATGTTGCCCTGCCTCACAGCCATGCAACCGGCCATGGCCGCACCGCAAGCCCATGTCACGCCGCTGCGCTCGGAACCGTTGCCCGAGTATCCGGGCAAGGAAGTCGAGATGATCGTCGTGGAATATCCGCCTGGCTCGGTCGATCCTGTACATCGCCATGACGCACATGCCTTCGTCTATGTGCTCGAGGGAAGCATTGTCATGGGCCTCAAGGGTGGAAAGGAGGTGACCCTCAAGCCCGGGGACACATTCCACGAAGGCCCGGACGATATCCATACTGTCGGGCGCAACGCCAGTTCCACACGGCCAGCCAAGTTCGTCGTGCTCCTGCTCAAGAACAAGGGCGCGCCAGTCCTGACTCCGGTGAAGTAG
- a CDS encoding Hsp20/alpha crystallin family protein, whose protein sequence is MSEAFFGTDLFSELDRLQRQMTSLFGGFPSSIRAGRFGAFPAINIGATDDSIEIVAFAPGVKQENLEVSIDRGLLTISGERQSVCPDDTSEARRYAQERFVGTFRRVIELPTDVDPDKVQARYANGCLSVTVGKREASKPRAITVQ, encoded by the coding sequence ATGAGTGAAGCATTCTTCGGAACCGACTTGTTCAGTGAACTCGATCGCCTGCAAAGGCAAATGACGTCGCTGTTCGGCGGCTTTCCTTCCAGCATCCGCGCTGGACGCTTCGGCGCATTTCCTGCAATCAACATCGGCGCGACGGACGACTCCATCGAGATCGTTGCTTTTGCGCCCGGAGTGAAGCAGGAAAATCTCGAAGTCTCGATCGACAGGGGCTTGCTGACAATCAGCGGCGAACGCCAATCCGTCTGTCCGGACGACACGTCGGAGGCCCGACGCTACGCACAGGAGCGCTTTGTCGGCACCTTCCGCCGGGTGATCGAGCTTCCTACCGACGTAGATCCCGACAAGGTGCAAGCGCGCTACGCCAACGGCTGCCTGTCGGTCACCGTGGGCAAACGCGAGGCATCGAAGCCGCGAGCGATCACCGTCCAATAA
- a CDS encoding LysR substrate-binding domain-containing protein — protein sequence MRIPPVKAIIAFESVARTKSVSRASEELGLTASAVSHQISNLEESLGQALFFRQGRGLVLTPVGEQYLRDVTGVLADLNRATERASSPANIEILRVHSSPSFGLMWLLPRLESFQADNGDIQLNLSCSYEDVSFTGGYYDVDIRHGYAHWRDVEIKTLRRETIAPLASPAYLDKHPIASPSDLLAQRLIYSETPLVQWQQWLARFGVAAGRKTFDFTFDRSYMSLETAALGLGVALESTLLASVMIRKGELVPVFDDDLAIEVGSHHLVYPRQNADLPRVARFLAWMDRQLPNPR from the coding sequence ATGCGGATTCCTCCAGTGAAGGCCATCATCGCCTTCGAAAGCGTTGCCAGGACCAAGAGCGTCAGCCGTGCATCGGAGGAACTGGGCCTGACGGCGTCCGCCGTCAGCCATCAGATCAGCAACCTCGAGGAGTCGCTAGGCCAGGCGCTCTTCTTCCGTCAGGGACGTGGACTCGTCCTGACGCCGGTGGGCGAGCAGTATCTCCGTGACGTTACCGGAGTACTCGCTGACCTGAATCGCGCGACGGAGCGTGCCTCCAGCCCGGCCAACATCGAGATCCTGCGGGTCCATTCCAGTCCCAGCTTCGGACTGATGTGGCTGTTGCCGCGGCTGGAGTCATTCCAGGCCGACAACGGTGATATCCAGTTGAACTTGTCCTGTTCCTATGAAGACGTTTCCTTCACCGGCGGGTACTACGACGTGGATATCCGCCACGGTTATGCGCATTGGCGCGATGTCGAGATCAAGACCCTGCGCCGCGAGACCATTGCCCCGCTCGCGTCCCCGGCGTACCTCGACAAACATCCCATTGCCTCGCCGTCCGACCTGCTCGCGCAGCGGCTCATCTATTCGGAAACCCCGCTTGTTCAATGGCAGCAATGGCTTGCCAGATTCGGCGTCGCGGCGGGCCGCAAGACCTTCGATTTCACTTTCGATCGCTCCTACATGTCCCTTGAAACCGCGGCGCTGGGACTGGGCGTGGCGCTGGAAAGCACGCTGCTGGCATCGGTCATGATTCGCAAGGGTGAACTCGTGCCAGTGTTCGACGACGACCTTGCCATCGAAGTTGGCAGTCACCACCTCGTCTATCCCCGGCAGAACGCTGACCTGCCGCGCGTGGCGCGCTTCCTAGCCTGGATGGATCGCCAGTTGCCGAACCCTCGCTGA
- a CDS encoding PLP-dependent aminotransferase family protein — MTAPALAIEIDRRRSLPIYLQICERFRTAIAAGHLRPGDRVPALRGLATQLNTARGTVELAYTILVDEGYLQMRGAAGTYISPSLPASVVRSTRRQDRQNAPGARLAEGADAAKAPEASDQPMPRQLPISVAMSGEPRPLQPGLPALDAFPRKIWSRLVSHRARSGERTMLAYPDPAGYRPLREHIATHLGLSRGITCLPEQVFVTTGYRATLELVLRSLASPSDRIWFEDPGYLLARNFLAETGVQLVPVPVDDEGINVERGMELDPEARFALVTPSHQSPLGHTLSLARRMTLLSWAEKASRWIIEDDYDSEFRYLGRPLPALKSLDRHDRVLYCGTFSKVMFPGLRLAYAVVPERAVERVTRVACSMNAGSPTLLQATLADFIEQGHFARHVKRMRALYAQRRMLISHALKDAFGERMNVELPPGGIQFAVQFADGVHGPVDDVDVAWRARQAGLAVLPLSIWYANGRLRGTPRGLVMGFANIPDAGEAHRLARTLRACLDG; from the coding sequence ATGACCGCACCCGCATTGGCCATCGAAATCGATCGCCGGAGGTCCTTGCCGATCTATCTGCAGATTTGCGAGCGTTTCAGGACGGCGATCGCGGCAGGGCATCTGCGCCCCGGCGATCGCGTGCCCGCGCTGCGCGGCCTCGCCACGCAACTGAATACGGCGCGAGGCACGGTCGAACTGGCCTATACGATACTTGTCGACGAGGGCTATCTGCAGATGCGTGGTGCGGCGGGCACGTACATATCGCCTTCGCTACCGGCGTCAGTGGTCCGTTCGACACGTAGACAGGACCGCCAGAACGCGCCCGGCGCGCGACTCGCTGAAGGGGCGGACGCGGCGAAGGCGCCGGAAGCGTCTGATCAGCCCATGCCGCGCCAGTTGCCGATCAGCGTCGCCATGAGCGGCGAGCCGCGGCCGTTGCAGCCGGGCCTGCCAGCGCTCGACGCGTTTCCGCGCAAGATATGGAGCCGGCTGGTTTCACACCGTGCGCGCAGTGGCGAACGCACGATGCTCGCCTACCCGGATCCGGCGGGCTATCGGCCACTGCGCGAACACATTGCCACCCATCTGGGTCTGTCGCGAGGCATAACATGCCTGCCCGAGCAGGTGTTCGTTACCACTGGCTACCGCGCGACGCTCGAACTCGTCTTGCGCAGTCTTGCGAGCCCGAGCGATCGCATATGGTTCGAGGATCCCGGCTATCTGCTCGCGCGCAACTTTCTGGCCGAGACCGGTGTGCAACTCGTCCCGGTTCCCGTCGATGACGAAGGGATCAATGTCGAACGCGGCATGGAACTGGATCCCGAGGCGCGCTTCGCACTGGTCACGCCATCGCATCAGAGCCCGCTCGGGCATACGCTGTCGCTCGCCAGGCGTATGACGTTGCTAAGCTGGGCGGAAAAGGCGTCTCGCTGGATCATCGAAGATGACTATGACAGCGAGTTCCGCTATCTGGGCCGGCCATTGCCGGCCCTGAAAAGCCTTGACCGGCATGATCGCGTGCTCTATTGCGGCACGTTCAGCAAGGTGATGTTCCCCGGTTTGCGGCTCGCATATGCGGTGGTGCCGGAGCGCGCGGTCGAGCGCGTTACGCGGGTAGCGTGCAGCATGAATGCCGGCTCGCCGACGCTACTGCAGGCAACCCTGGCGGATTTCATTGAACAAGGGCATTTCGCGCGGCATGTGAAGCGGATGCGGGCTTTGTATGCACAGCGGCGCATGCTGATCTCGCACGCGCTAAAGGATGCATTCGGCGAGCGGATGAATGTTGAATTGCCACCGGGCGGAATCCAGTTCGCGGTGCAATTCGCCGATGGCGTCCATGGCCCCGTCGATGATGTTGACGTTGCCTGGCGTGCTCGGCAGGCTGGGCTTGCGGTGCTGCCACTTTCGATCTGGTATGCGAACGGCCGTCTGCGGGGAACACCGCGCGGCCTCGTGATGGGCTTCGCGAACATCCCCGATGCGGGCGAAGCGCACCGTCTCGCGCGTACGTTGCGCGCATGTCTTGATGGCTGA
- a CDS encoding SDR family NAD(P)-dependent oxidoreductase: MLVENNVVIITGAASPRGIGKATAKAFAAQGATVVILDLRLEDAQAAAGELGDQHLGLACDVTDKAACERAVQAVLQRYGRIDALVNNAGITQPVRTLDIQAANYDAVLDVNLRGTLYMSQAVLPQMRAQQRGSIVCMSSVSAQRGGGIFGGPHYSAAKAGVLGLARAMAREFGPDGIRVNSITPGLIQTDITGDKLTPEMRADIIKGIPLGRLGNAADVANACVFLASDMSAYLTGITLDVNGGMLIH, from the coding sequence ATGCTGGTCGAGAACAATGTAGTCATCATCACTGGCGCGGCCTCGCCGCGCGGCATCGGCAAGGCCACCGCCAAGGCCTTCGCCGCGCAGGGCGCCACCGTGGTCATCCTGGACCTGCGCCTGGAAGACGCCCAGGCCGCCGCCGGCGAGTTGGGCGACCAGCACCTGGGCCTGGCCTGCGATGTGACGGACAAGGCCGCTTGCGAGCGTGCGGTGCAGGCAGTGCTGCAGCGGTACGGGCGCATCGACGCCCTCGTCAATAACGCCGGCATTACCCAGCCGGTGCGCACGCTGGATATCCAGGCCGCCAATTACGACGCCGTGCTCGACGTGAACCTGCGCGGCACCCTGTACATGTCGCAAGCGGTGCTGCCGCAGATGCGCGCGCAGCAGCGCGGCAGCATCGTGTGCATGTCGTCGGTCTCGGCGCAGCGCGGCGGCGGCATCTTCGGGGGCCCGCACTACAGCGCCGCCAAGGCCGGCGTGCTGGGGCTGGCGCGGGCCATGGCACGCGAGTTCGGGCCGGACGGCATTCGCGTCAATTCGATCACCCCAGGCTTGATCCAGACCGACATCACCGGCGACAAGCTCACGCCCGAGATGCGCGCCGACATCATCAAGGGCATCCCGCTGGGCCGCCTGGGCAACGCCGCCGACGTGGCCAACGCCTGCGTGTTCCTGGCGAGCGACATGTCCGCCTACCTGACCGGCATCACGCTCGACGTCAACGGCGGCATGCTGATCCACTAA
- a CDS encoding Hsp20/alpha crystallin family protein, whose product MNDSSQVVERDPGAVAQPRDDKAAQGTRPVTLLPAVDIVEDSSGVTLWADLPGVTRDKLQVSVHDGSLHIEAEAVVPTPTGLRVQHAEIRQPHFARAFALSPDLDSTQIGAQLQDGVLKLTIPRREEARPRRITVNVA is encoded by the coding sequence ATGAACGATTCTTCGCAAGTCGTCGAACGCGATCCGGGCGCCGTGGCGCAACCCAGGGACGACAAGGCCGCACAGGGCACGCGGCCCGTCACGCTACTGCCGGCGGTGGACATCGTCGAGGACAGCAGCGGCGTTACGCTTTGGGCCGACCTGCCGGGCGTGACCCGCGACAAGCTGCAAGTCAGCGTCCACGACGGCAGCCTCCACATCGAGGCGGAAGCCGTCGTGCCGACGCCGACCGGGTTACGTGTGCAGCATGCGGAAATCCGTCAGCCACACTTTGCCCGGGCCTTCGCGCTGAGTCCGGACCTGGATTCAACGCAAATCGGCGCTCAGTTGCAGGATGGCGTGCTGAAGCTGACCATTCCCCGCCGCGAGGAAGCGCGTCCGCGACGCATAACCGTCAACGTAGCGTAG
- a CDS encoding MFS transporter has translation MKTKYAASPLGGEATLHADSATFETRTYAKVVKRLIPFLMLCYLGAYLDRVNVGFAKLQMLSDLQFSETIYGLGAGIFFLGYFLFEVPSNVILHKVGAKRWLARIMLTWAVISACFAFVTTPTQFYVLRFLLGVAEAGFAPGVILYMTYWFPSERRAKALSMFFMAIPLAGIVGGPLSGWILHAFHGMGDLAGWKWLFLLEALPSLCLGVAILFYLDNGIEQAHWLNDAEKALLKRNIEGDNAQKIEHMSIRSFMGDRRLWLMAAIYFCVVLGQYGLTFWLPTIIRKAGVADPLWVGIYTALPYLCAIVALPLVGMSADRRRERRFHLIVPMVISAAGFATLPLLGSVSASLVCLCIAAAGILASSSQFWALPTALLGGMSAAAGIAAVNCVANLAGFFSPAIVGWLNDLTGKSTAGLVFISATVVFGAMLVFLVPARSVNR, from the coding sequence ATGAAGACCAAATACGCGGCTTCGCCCCTTGGCGGCGAAGCGACGCTGCACGCCGATTCCGCCACCTTTGAGACCCGCACTTACGCCAAGGTGGTGAAGCGGCTGATCCCGTTCCTGATGCTGTGCTACCTGGGTGCCTATCTGGACCGGGTCAATGTCGGCTTTGCCAAGCTGCAGATGCTGAGCGACCTGCAGTTCAGCGAAACCATCTACGGCCTGGGCGCCGGCATTTTCTTCCTTGGCTACTTCCTGTTTGAAGTGCCGAGCAACGTAATCCTGCACAAGGTCGGCGCCAAGCGCTGGCTGGCGCGCATCATGCTGACCTGGGCGGTGATCTCGGCCTGCTTTGCCTTTGTCACTACGCCGACCCAGTTCTATGTGCTGCGCTTCCTGCTTGGCGTCGCCGAGGCCGGCTTTGCGCCGGGCGTGATCCTGTACATGACCTACTGGTTCCCGTCGGAGCGCCGCGCCAAGGCTTTGTCGATGTTCTTCATGGCGATTCCGCTGGCCGGCATTGTGGGCGGGCCGCTGTCGGGCTGGATCCTGCATGCCTTCCACGGCATGGGCGACCTGGCTGGCTGGAAATGGCTGTTCCTGCTCGAGGCGCTGCCCTCGCTGTGCCTGGGCGTGGCCATCCTGTTCTACCTGGACAACGGCATCGAACAGGCGCACTGGCTGAACGACGCCGAGAAGGCGCTGCTCAAGCGCAATATCGAAGGCGACAATGCGCAGAAGATCGAGCACATGTCGATCCGGTCGTTCATGGGCGACCGCCGCCTGTGGCTGATGGCAGCGATCTACTTCTGCGTGGTGCTGGGCCAGTACGGGCTGACTTTCTGGCTGCCCACCATCATCCGCAAGGCCGGCGTTGCCGATCCGCTGTGGGTAGGCATCTACACCGCGCTGCCGTACCTGTGCGCCATCGTGGCGCTACCCCTGGTCGGCATGAGCGCAGACCGCCGCCGCGAACGCCGCTTCCACCTGATCGTCCCAATGGTGATTTCCGCTGCCGGGTTCGCCACCTTGCCGCTGCTGGGCAGCGTGAGCGCATCGCTTGTGTGCCTGTGCATCGCCGCAGCCGGCATCCTGGCCTCATCGTCGCAGTTCTGGGCTCTGCCCACTGCGCTGCTGGGCGGCATGTCGGCCGCAGCCGGAATCGCCGCGGTCAACTGCGTCGCCAACCTCGCCGGCTTCTTCTCGCCCGCCATCGTCGGCTGGCTCAACGACCTGACCGGCAAGTCCACCGCCGGGCTGGTGTTTATCTCGGCCACCGTGGTCTTCGGCGCCATGCTGGTGTTCCTGGTCCCGGCCAGGTCCGTGAATCGCTGA